Proteins encoded by one window of Mycolicibacterium sp. ND9-15:
- a CDS encoding LLM class flavin-dependent oxidoreductase, which produces MRFTYAEAMTDPAFYLPLAQAAEAAGYHAMTIADSVAYPFESDSTYPYTPDGSREFLDDKAFIEAFVLAGALSAVTTTLRFNFFVLKLPIRPPALVAKQAGSLAALFGNRLGLGVGTSPWPEDYELMDVPFAGRGKRMDECIEIIRGLTTGEYFEFHGEFYDIPKTKMTPAPTKPIPILIGGHADAALKRAARNDGWMHGGGDPEELDRLIKRLKQFREEEGRSGSFEIHVISADAYTLDGIKRLEDKGVTDVIVGFRLPYITGSDPEPLDAKIRHLEKFAERVIAKR; this is translated from the coding sequence GTGCGGTTCACTTACGCGGAAGCCATGACAGACCCGGCGTTCTACCTGCCGCTGGCGCAGGCCGCGGAGGCGGCGGGCTATCACGCGATGACCATCGCCGACAGCGTCGCCTACCCCTTCGAGTCGGATTCGACGTATCCCTACACCCCCGACGGGAGCCGCGAATTCCTCGACGACAAGGCGTTCATCGAGGCGTTCGTGCTCGCCGGCGCGCTGAGCGCGGTCACCACGACGCTGCGGTTCAACTTCTTCGTCCTCAAACTGCCCATCCGGCCGCCCGCGCTGGTGGCCAAACAGGCCGGCTCGCTGGCCGCACTCTTCGGCAACCGCCTCGGCCTGGGTGTCGGCACCAGCCCGTGGCCCGAGGACTACGAACTGATGGACGTGCCGTTCGCCGGCCGCGGTAAACGCATGGACGAGTGCATCGAGATCATCAGGGGCCTGACGACCGGCGAGTACTTCGAGTTCCACGGCGAGTTCTACGACATCCCCAAGACGAAGATGACGCCGGCGCCCACCAAGCCGATCCCGATCCTCATCGGCGGGCACGCCGACGCGGCCCTCAAGCGCGCCGCGCGCAACGACGGCTGGATGCACGGCGGCGGTGACCCCGAGGAACTGGACCGACTTATCAAGCGGCTCAAACAGTTCCGCGAAGAGGAAGGCCGCAGCGGATCGTTCGAGATCCACGTGATCTCCGCCGACGCCTATACACTCGACGGCATCAAACGGCTCGAGGACAAGGGTGTCACCGACGTCATCGTCGGGTTCCGCCTCCCCTACATCACCGGTTCCGACCCCGAACCGCTCGACGCCAAGATCCGTCACCTCGAGAAGTTCGCCGAGCGGGTGATCGCCAAGCGCTGA
- a CDS encoding DUF4235 domain-containing protein, with product MTAAKAMYKPLSIVSSVVGGLIAGKIFTEIWQRVNPDDEEPDPQDLSRSMREVMIAAAVQGLLVGVVRAGLARGQAKGFQALTNENPE from the coding sequence ATGACTGCTGCCAAGGCCATGTACAAGCCCCTGTCGATCGTGAGCAGCGTGGTCGGCGGTCTGATCGCCGGCAAGATCTTCACCGAGATCTGGCAACGGGTGAATCCTGACGACGAGGAGCCGGATCCGCAAGACCTCAGCCGCTCGATGCGTGAGGTGATGATCGCGGCCGCGGTGCAGGGGTTGCTTGTCGGAGTGGTGCGCGCAGGGCTGGCGCGCGGCCAGGCCAAGGGCTTCCAGGCGCTCACCAACGAGAACCCCGAGTAG
- a CDS encoding MFS transporter gives MSSWLTRNVRVLSAVSFLQDTASELLYPLLPIYLTSVLGAPAAVVGAVEGAAEGAASVTKLAAGPLADRYSRRPLIATGYGMAALGKVMVAAAGAWPGVLAGRVVDRLGKGIRGAPRDALLVADVEVPARGRVFGFHRAMDTLGAVLGPLLGLLGYQLLDQQIAPLLWVAVVPAVLSVALVFAAREIRAPVVHRRRVWAAVGELPRGYWRVTAVLIAFALVNFPDALLLLRLNEIGFSVVEVILAYVTYNAVYAAASYPAGALADRIGKPVVFGIGLVFFAVGYAGLGLTTDSPAAWLLIGVYGLFTACTDGVGKAWVSSLVGSQLQGSAQGVFQGLSGFAVLAAGLWAGFLWGADGRLPLLISGIGGGVVAVVVLIAVVNRRR, from the coding sequence GTGTCTTCCTGGCTCACCCGCAACGTGCGGGTGCTCTCTGCGGTGTCCTTCCTGCAGGACACCGCGAGTGAGCTGCTCTATCCGCTGCTGCCGATCTACCTCACCTCGGTGCTCGGTGCGCCCGCAGCCGTGGTGGGCGCGGTGGAGGGGGCGGCCGAGGGGGCGGCGTCGGTCACGAAGCTGGCCGCGGGACCGCTCGCGGATCGGTACTCGCGGCGACCGCTGATCGCGACCGGATACGGGATGGCCGCGCTGGGCAAGGTGATGGTCGCCGCGGCGGGCGCATGGCCCGGCGTGCTGGCGGGTCGCGTCGTCGATCGGCTGGGTAAGGGAATTCGCGGTGCGCCACGCGACGCCCTGCTGGTCGCCGACGTCGAGGTGCCCGCGAGGGGCCGCGTGTTCGGATTCCACCGCGCCATGGACACCCTGGGTGCGGTACTCGGCCCATTACTCGGACTGTTGGGCTACCAGTTGCTCGACCAGCAGATCGCGCCGCTGCTGTGGGTGGCAGTCGTGCCGGCGGTGCTGAGCGTCGCGCTGGTGTTCGCCGCGCGGGAGATCCGCGCACCGGTCGTCCACCGGCGCCGAGTTTGGGCCGCCGTCGGAGAGTTGCCGCGTGGATACTGGCGGGTGACCGCGGTGCTGATCGCGTTCGCGCTGGTGAACTTTCCCGATGCCCTTCTGCTGCTGCGGCTCAACGAGATCGGCTTCTCGGTCGTCGAGGTGATCCTGGCCTACGTGACGTACAACGCCGTGTACGCCGCGGCGAGCTATCCCGCCGGAGCGCTCGCCGACCGCATCGGAAAGCCGGTGGTGTTCGGGATCGGGCTGGTGTTCTTCGCTGTCGGATATGCCGGCCTCGGCTTGACCACCGACTCGCCGGCCGCGTGGCTGCTCATCGGTGTCTATGGGTTGTTCACCGCATGCACCGACGGCGTCGGCAAAGCCTGGGTTTCCTCGCTGGTCGGTTCGCAATTGCAGGGCAGTGCCCAAGGTGTGTTCCAGGGGCTCAGCGGCTTCGCGGTACTTGCGGCGGGGTTGTGGGCCGGGTTCCTGTGGGGCGCCGACGGCCGGCTGCCGTTGCTGATCTCCGGGATAGGGGGTGGAGTCGTCGCGGTGGTGGTGCTGATCGCGGTCGTCAACCGACGGCGCTGA
- a CDS encoding DUF4873 domain-containing protein yields the protein MSAVYEGAAALRVHDVEHGVRVRLTGHLDPIDGRYHWRGMVFDLAPDLRIPQTVQISVGDRTAEGRLTEVTPWGTHTIAGVGAPPYPVAGVSAVG from the coding sequence ATGAGCGCCGTGTACGAAGGGGCCGCCGCGCTGCGGGTGCACGACGTGGAACACGGCGTGCGGGTGCGGCTGACCGGTCACCTCGATCCGATCGATGGCCGATACCACTGGCGTGGAATGGTTTTCGACTTGGCGCCGGATCTCCGCATACCGCAGACCGTGCAGATATCGGTCGGCGACCGTACCGCCGAGGGCCGGTTGACCGAGGTGACGCCGTGGGGCACGCACACCATCGCCGGTGTCGGCGCTCCTCCGTACCCGGTTGCAGGGGTCAGCGCCGTCGGTTGA
- a CDS encoding AurF N-oxygenase family protein codes for MSTPVSASRPTRENIAERLLKGSAKKSYAPAVDIDWDAPLDPDKFFLPPQMVTLYGTPIWDAMSREQQIELSRQELVNILSAGIWFENILNQALLRDLMNRDVRAASTHYSLTELGDETRHMVMFGKVIERLGAEPVQPRRWQRFTINTLPLLFRGPILWGAALVGEEIFDALQRQILEDPDLQPIVQRLMRIHVTEEARHIQYARDGLRRTRPHMRFFQRFVMSNLHGVGGPFYRYLLAIPVPYRRMGLDGRAARRMALENKHHQDAKVAGFAPLASFFEEVDLMGPIARRMWRRSGFLPQ; via the coding sequence ATGAGTACGCCGGTCAGTGCATCCCGTCCGACGCGCGAAAACATCGCGGAACGCCTGCTCAAAGGCTCGGCCAAGAAATCGTATGCGCCCGCCGTCGACATCGACTGGGACGCACCGCTCGACCCCGACAAGTTCTTTCTGCCGCCACAGATGGTGACGCTCTACGGCACGCCGATCTGGGACGCGATGTCGCGCGAGCAGCAGATCGAACTGTCCCGGCAGGAACTGGTGAACATTCTCTCGGCGGGCATCTGGTTCGAGAACATCCTGAACCAGGCGCTGCTACGGGACCTGATGAACAGGGATGTGCGGGCGGCGTCGACGCACTATTCGCTGACCGAACTCGGTGACGAGACACGGCACATGGTCATGTTCGGCAAGGTGATCGAACGGCTCGGCGCAGAGCCGGTGCAGCCCCGACGGTGGCAGCGGTTCACCATCAACACACTGCCGCTGCTGTTCCGCGGCCCGATTTTGTGGGGCGCCGCGCTGGTCGGCGAGGAGATCTTCGACGCGCTGCAGCGGCAGATTCTGGAGGATCCCGACCTGCAGCCGATCGTCCAGCGGCTCATGCGCATTCACGTGACCGAGGAGGCGCGCCACATCCAGTACGCGCGCGACGGGTTGCGTCGGACCAGGCCGCATATGCGCTTTTTCCAGCGGTTCGTGATGAGCAACCTGCACGGTGTCGGCGGACCGTTCTACCGCTACCTGCTGGCGATTCCCGTCCCGTACCGGCGCATGGGCCTCGACGGCCGTGCTGCCCGGCGGATGGCGTTGGAGAACAAGCACCATCAAGACGCCAAGGTGGCCGGCTTCGCGCCGCTGGCATCGTTCTTCGAGGAAGTCGACCTCATGGGTCCGATAGCGCGTCGCATGTGGCGTCGAAGCGGATTCCTGCCGCAATGA
- a CDS encoding YihY/virulence factor BrkB family protein, whose product MRIDEADNTTRAPDPDDPRKPESPTDLTRPSLRYAMRKAVREFQQDECTDLAAALTYYAVLSVFPALVVMVSLLGVFGQGRRTVDALLEIAADVAPASALDTLRPTVEQLVNSPTAGFALVMGIVGALWSASGYVGAFGRAMNRIYEIDEGRPVWKLRPVQLLLTLVGLVMAAAVLFMLAISGPVAQAIGDAIGLGDAAVTVWNVARWPLILLFVVLAVAILYYVTPNVEQPKFRWISGGAALAILVWLLASLVFGLYVANFGSYNKTYGALAGVIVFLLWLWITNLALLFGAEVDAELERSRQLQAGLPAEHELQLPPKDSRNVRKEEAAEKKDVKRARRLRLSRGRKH is encoded by the coding sequence ATGCGAATTGACGAGGCCGACAACACGACTCGGGCCCCCGACCCGGACGACCCCCGCAAACCGGAGTCCCCGACGGACCTCACGCGGCCGTCGCTGCGATACGCGATGCGCAAGGCGGTTCGCGAGTTCCAGCAGGACGAGTGCACCGACCTCGCCGCGGCGCTGACGTATTACGCGGTGCTGTCGGTCTTTCCGGCGCTTGTGGTCATGGTGTCGCTGCTCGGCGTGTTCGGCCAGGGCCGGCGGACGGTCGACGCTCTGCTCGAGATCGCCGCCGACGTGGCACCGGCCTCCGCGCTCGACACATTGCGACCGACCGTCGAGCAACTCGTCAACTCGCCCACGGCCGGGTTCGCGTTGGTGATGGGCATTGTGGGCGCGCTGTGGTCCGCGTCGGGTTACGTCGGCGCGTTCGGCCGGGCGATGAATCGCATTTACGAGATCGACGAGGGCCGGCCGGTGTGGAAGCTGCGTCCCGTGCAGTTGCTGCTGACACTGGTCGGCCTGGTGATGGCGGCCGCGGTGTTGTTCATGCTGGCGATCAGCGGCCCGGTGGCCCAGGCGATCGGCGATGCGATCGGGTTGGGTGATGCGGCGGTCACCGTGTGGAACGTGGCCCGATGGCCGCTGATCCTGCTGTTCGTCGTGCTGGCGGTCGCGATCCTGTACTACGTGACCCCCAACGTCGAGCAGCCGAAGTTTCGCTGGATCAGCGGAGGCGCCGCGCTCGCGATCCTGGTGTGGCTCCTCGCGTCGCTGGTATTCGGGCTCTACGTGGCCAACTTCGGGAGCTACAACAAGACTTACGGCGCGTTGGCGGGCGTCATCGTTTTCCTGCTGTGGTTGTGGATCACCAACCTCGCGCTGTTGTTCGGCGCCGAAGTTGACGCCGAGCTGGAGCGCAGCCGTCAGCTGCAGGCCGGCCTGCCCGCCGAACACGAGTTGCAGCTGCCGCCCAAGGACTCCCGCAACGTCCGCAAGGAGGAGGCCGCCGAGAAGAAGGACGTCAAGCGGGCCCGTCGGCTGCGCCTTTCGCGCGGCCGCAAACACTGA
- the cobF gene encoding precorrin-6A synthase (deacetylating) — protein sequence MTRRIHVIGIGAGDPDHVTAQAVTALNDTQVFFAMDKGSAKDDLVALRRHVCRRFIREPGYRFVELPDPPRDRGGNYRQSVADWHAARARVWADAIETELSDGATGAFLAWGDPSLYDSTLRILDAVAKHVDIDYDVIPGITAIQALTARHRIPLNDVGEPVLITSGRQLRDHGLTGSAVVMLDAGCSFLTCPPATRIWWGAYLGTPDELLMSGTVGDIGSRIARLRADARARHGWIMDTYLLRPAAGHA from the coding sequence GTGACCCGTCGAATCCACGTCATCGGCATCGGTGCGGGCGATCCGGACCATGTGACGGCGCAGGCGGTGACGGCGCTCAACGACACACAGGTCTTCTTCGCGATGGACAAGGGCTCTGCGAAAGACGATCTGGTGGCGTTGCGTCGACACGTCTGCCGTCGGTTCATCCGCGAACCCGGGTACCGGTTCGTCGAACTGCCCGACCCGCCGAGGGACCGCGGGGGAAACTACCGGCAGTCGGTCGCCGACTGGCATGCCGCGCGGGCGCGGGTTTGGGCCGACGCGATAGAGACCGAGCTTTCCGACGGCGCCACTGGAGCATTTCTCGCGTGGGGTGACCCGTCGTTGTACGACAGCACTTTAAGGATCCTCGACGCCGTCGCGAAGCACGTCGACATCGACTACGACGTGATCCCGGGCATCACCGCGATCCAGGCGCTCACCGCGCGACATCGCATTCCGCTCAACGACGTCGGCGAACCGGTGCTGATCACCTCCGGCAGGCAACTGCGCGACCACGGGCTGACCGGAAGCGCGGTGGTGATGCTCGACGCCGGCTGCTCGTTCCTCACCTGCCCGCCCGCCACCCGCATCTGGTGGGGCGCCTATCTCGGCACACCCGATGAGCTGCTGATGTCGGGCACGGTCGGCGATATCGGCTCGCGGATCGCCCGTCTGCGCGCCGACGCCAGGGCCAGGCACGGCTGGATCATGGACACCTACCTGCTGCGTCCGGCCGCCGGACATGCTTAA
- a CDS encoding phage holin family protein, with the protein MGFLLRAALTGLALWVVTLVVPGIKFVGADSTLQKVGIVFVVAVIFGLVNALIKPIVQIISIPLYILTLGLIHIVINALMLWITSWITEHTTHWGLFIDDFWWTAIWAAIVLSIVSWLLSVVTGGAVRRD; encoded by the coding sequence GTGGGCTTCCTCTTGCGCGCTGCTTTGACCGGTCTCGCGCTCTGGGTGGTGACGCTCGTCGTTCCCGGGATCAAATTCGTGGGCGCCGACTCGACGCTGCAGAAAGTCGGCATCGTCTTCGTCGTCGCGGTGATCTTCGGTCTGGTCAACGCGCTCATCAAGCCGATCGTGCAGATCATCTCGATCCCGCTCTACATTCTCACCCTCGGCCTGATCCATATCGTCATCAACGCGTTGATGTTGTGGATCACGTCGTGGATCACCGAGCACACCACCCACTGGGGTCTGTTCATCGACGACTTCTGGTGGACGGCGATCTGGGCCGCGATCGTGCTGTCGATCGTGAGCTGGCTGCTTTCGGTGGTGACCGGCGGTGCCGTGCGACGGGATTGA
- a CDS encoding flavin monoamine oxidase family protein: MGLEADVAVIGAGLAGLTAARTLRSAGVDAVVLEARDRVGGRTLNQQVGGSSGEAVVEMGGQWIGAGHDRIRALIEDLGLATFDTYDQGAKLWEQNGRVRRYSGQVPKASALQLVDLHLALSRLERMARQVDPATPWSAARALEWDSQTVASWATRHARTSVGRAFIGLLCEAVWAADPADLSLLHLLAYANSSGGLTRLISTSGGAQQSRIVGGSQRITLAMAADLGESIRLNAAVRGIDWRDGVELATDIGTVRARQVIVAMSPTLAGRLNYHPALPADRDQLTQRMPNGSVIKCMAVYDEPFWRANGLSGQGVSVTGPVKVFFDNSPPSGRPGILLGFLEGNQARKFGRLDRQARREAVLADFTKMFGPRASRPDEYIDKAWADDEWTRGCYGAFLPPNTWTSVGSALRTPIGPIHWAGAETATRSMGYMDGAISSGEHAASEVLAVLSGQNASR, translated from the coding sequence ATGGGTCTTGAGGCGGACGTAGCCGTCATCGGTGCCGGGCTCGCGGGATTGACGGCGGCACGGACGCTGCGGAGCGCGGGGGTCGACGCGGTCGTGCTCGAGGCCCGCGACCGTGTTGGCGGTCGTACCCTCAACCAGCAGGTCGGCGGAAGCTCCGGGGAAGCCGTCGTCGAGATGGGCGGCCAATGGATCGGCGCCGGCCACGATCGAATACGCGCACTGATCGAAGACCTCGGCTTGGCCACATTCGACACCTATGACCAGGGGGCGAAGTTGTGGGAGCAGAACGGCCGGGTTCGGCGCTACTCAGGTCAGGTGCCAAAAGCATCCGCGCTCCAGCTGGTCGACTTGCACCTTGCCCTGTCGCGGCTGGAACGGATGGCGCGACAGGTCGATCCGGCGACGCCATGGTCGGCAGCCCGGGCCCTCGAGTGGGACTCGCAGACTGTTGCCTCCTGGGCAACACGGCATGCACGAACGTCTGTTGGTCGCGCGTTCATCGGGTTGTTGTGCGAGGCGGTATGGGCTGCCGATCCGGCCGATTTGTCACTGCTGCATTTGCTTGCCTATGCCAACTCGAGCGGCGGGTTGACCCGGCTCATCTCGACAAGTGGTGGGGCACAACAGAGCCGGATCGTCGGCGGGTCACAGCGCATAACTCTTGCCATGGCAGCCGACCTCGGTGAATCCATCAGGCTCAACGCCGCCGTCCGTGGAATCGACTGGCGCGACGGCGTCGAGCTTGCGACCGACATCGGAACCGTCCGGGCACGGCAGGTGATCGTCGCGATGAGCCCGACGTTGGCCGGTCGCCTCAACTACCACCCCGCCCTGCCTGCAGATCGTGATCAGCTCACGCAGCGCATGCCGAACGGTTCTGTCATCAAGTGCATGGCGGTCTACGACGAGCCGTTCTGGCGCGCCAACGGGTTGTCGGGCCAAGGCGTCAGCGTCACCGGGCCGGTCAAGGTGTTCTTCGACAACTCCCCGCCCTCCGGGAGGCCCGGAATCCTGCTGGGGTTCCTCGAAGGTAATCAGGCGCGCAAGTTCGGCCGGCTCGATCGGCAGGCACGCCGCGAGGCCGTCCTCGCTGATTTCACCAAAATGTTCGGCCCTCGAGCCTCGCGACCGGACGAGTACATCGACAAGGCATGGGCCGATGACGAGTGGACGCGGGGCTGCTACGGGGCGTTCCTGCCGCCCAACACGTGGACGTCGGTCGGTTCAGCGCTGCGTACACCGATCGGGCCGATTCACTGGGCGGGGGCCGAAACGGCGACGCGGTCAATGGGATACATGGACGGCGCGATTTCTTCAGGTGAACACGCAGCATCCGAAGTGCTCGCGGTTCTCTCCGGTCAGAACGCGTCGAGGTGA
- a CDS encoding Fpg/Nei family DNA glycosylase, whose translation MPELPEVEALADHLRRHAVGLPIGRVDVAAFSVLKTFDPPITALYGRPVTDANRWGKYLGLQAGDLHLITHLSRAGWLRWSDKLAAAPLKPGKGPIALRVHLGTPGEAAGFDLTEAGTQKRLAVWLVDDPAKVPGIAALGPDALSLGPTELAEVLAANSGRIKTVITDQKVVAGIGNAYSDEILHVAKISPFATAGKLTEAQLSALHDAMISVLSDAVTRSVGQQAATLKGEKRSGLRVHGRAGLPCPVCGDTVREVSFADKSFQYCPICQTGGKVLADRRLSRLLK comes from the coding sequence ATGCCCGAACTCCCAGAGGTCGAAGCGCTCGCCGACCACCTGCGCCGCCACGCCGTCGGACTGCCTATCGGCCGCGTCGACGTGGCGGCGTTCTCGGTGCTCAAGACGTTCGACCCGCCGATCACCGCGCTGTACGGCCGGCCGGTCACCGATGCCAACCGCTGGGGCAAGTACCTCGGCCTGCAGGCCGGCGACCTGCACCTGATCACCCACCTGTCGCGTGCGGGCTGGTTGCGGTGGTCGGACAAACTCGCCGCTGCCCCGCTGAAACCGGGTAAGGGACCGATCGCATTGCGGGTACACCTCGGAACCCCGGGTGAGGCGGCCGGATTCGACCTCACCGAGGCAGGCACCCAGAAGCGGCTGGCGGTGTGGCTGGTCGACGATCCGGCCAAGGTGCCCGGAATCGCCGCGCTCGGCCCGGACGCGCTGTCGTTGGGCCCTACCGAGTTGGCCGAGGTGCTGGCGGCCAACAGCGGACGGATCAAGACGGTCATCACCGACCAGAAGGTCGTCGCCGGCATCGGCAACGCCTACAGCGACGAGATACTGCACGTCGCGAAGATCAGCCCGTTCGCGACCGCGGGCAAGCTCACCGAGGCGCAATTGTCCGCCCTGCACGACGCGATGATCAGTGTGTTGTCCGACGCGGTGACGCGCTCGGTCGGCCAGCAGGCCGCAACGCTGAAGGGGGAGAAGCGGTCTGGGTTGCGGGTGCACGGCAGGGCTGGTCTGCCTTGCCCGGTCTGCGGGGACACCGTGCGCGAGGTGTCGTTCGCGGACAAGTCTTTCCAGTACTGCCCGATCTGTCAGACAGGCGGCAAAGTGCTCGCCGATCGGCGGTTGTCGCGACTGCTCAAGTGA
- a CDS encoding chorismate mutase, producing MVLLQRATFVLVALCIAVPQAVVGAQPAMPLYRLVDAAAQRLATADPVAAAKWINGGPITDRQRADAVLDAVADDATAHGIDRAYVRTVFADQIDATEGVQYTRFGQWKFDPAGAPTTAPDLAESRSQIDGFDRTMVEEFARQWDWLHGPHCTAELNGATAAVADARQLDPLYRHALSAATRSYCRIT from the coding sequence ATGGTTCTGCTGCAGAGAGCGACGTTCGTGCTGGTGGCGCTGTGTATCGCGGTGCCCCAGGCGGTCGTCGGCGCCCAGCCCGCCATGCCGCTGTACCGGCTGGTCGACGCCGCAGCCCAACGACTGGCCACTGCCGACCCGGTCGCGGCGGCCAAGTGGATCAACGGCGGGCCGATCACCGACCGGCAGCGCGCCGATGCCGTTCTCGACGCCGTCGCCGACGACGCGACCGCGCACGGCATCGACCGGGCCTACGTGCGGACGGTCTTTGCCGACCAGATCGACGCCACCGAGGGTGTCCAGTACACCCGGTTCGGCCAGTGGAAGTTCGATCCGGCCGGCGCGCCGACCACTGCGCCCGATCTGGCCGAGTCCCGCTCGCAGATCGACGGTTTCGACAGGACCATGGTGGAAGAGTTTGCTCGGCAATGGGATTGGCTACACGGCCCCCACTGCACCGCTGAACTGAACGGCGCGACGGCCGCCGTCGCCGACGCCCGCCAACTCGACCCGCTCTACCGGCACGCGCTGTCGGCAGCGACCCGCTCGTACTGCCGGATCACTTGA
- a CDS encoding SDR family oxidoreductase, giving the protein MTRQKILITGASSGLGAGMARAFAAQGRDLALCARRIDRLDGLKAELLERYPAVKVAVAALDVNDHEQVPKVFAELSDSLGGIDRIIVNAGVGKGAPLGSGKLWANKATIETNLVAALVQIETAIEMFKEAGSGHLVLVSSVLGNKGVPGVKAAYAASKAGVSSLGESLRAEYARGPIKVTVLEPGYIESEMTAKSASTLLMVNNETGVRAMVAAIERESGRAAVPWWPWAPLVQLMKLVPPPLTRLFA; this is encoded by the coding sequence GTGACTCGGCAGAAGATCTTGATCACCGGCGCGAGCTCCGGCCTGGGGGCCGGCATGGCGCGCGCGTTCGCCGCCCAGGGCCGTGACCTCGCACTGTGCGCCCGCCGCATCGACCGCCTCGACGGGTTGAAGGCCGAACTGCTCGAGCGGTACCCCGCGGTCAAGGTCGCCGTCGCCGCGCTCGACGTCAACGACCACGAGCAGGTGCCGAAGGTGTTCGCCGAGCTCTCCGACTCGTTGGGCGGCATCGACCGCATCATCGTCAACGCCGGCGTCGGCAAGGGCGCACCGCTCGGCTCCGGCAAGCTGTGGGCGAACAAGGCGACCATCGAAACCAATCTCGTTGCGGCGCTTGTGCAGATCGAGACCGCGATCGAGATGTTCAAGGAAGCGGGCAGCGGCCACCTGGTGCTCGTTTCGTCGGTGCTCGGAAACAAGGGTGTCCCGGGGGTCAAGGCCGCCTACGCCGCGAGCAAGGCCGGGGTGTCCTCGCTCGGTGAGTCGCTGCGCGCCGAGTACGCGCGCGGGCCCATCAAGGTGACCGTCCTCGAACCCGGCTACATCGAGTCCGAGATGACGGCCAAGTCCGCGTCCACGCTGTTGATGGTGAACAACGAAACCGGTGTGCGGGCGATGGTCGCGGCCATCGAACGCGAGAGTGGGCGAGCGGCGGTGCCGTGGTGGCCGTGGGCGCCGTTGGTCCAGCTGATGAAGTTGGTACCGCCGCCGCTCACGAGGCTGTTCGCTTAG